A stretch of Lactuca sativa cultivar Salinas chromosome 6, Lsat_Salinas_v11, whole genome shotgun sequence DNA encodes these proteins:
- the LOC111905440 gene encoding uncharacterized protein LOC111905440 — protein MISVIPIFFVICALCCLRCWKWLKGLFHVSRVESVENPKEAQLGKDKDLSQYVLQLEDDMEFAERTLKGILKSVNHLIRKAEKQQPKHLIKLLAESRGFDGVENFDSHHVQPLLSQEYPNCWSLPLVTLTTIAMSLPNIQKNLVDCLLIRGVSEGLVYVKLVEESLNATDDHVWIQKAAQTLWVEVEVYNKWLGNKLQNPDSQLHTAGQILQLLRDKAKSMVMEAEGTSIGVSNDNTKRRSISANSMYRIAETMLLSYHTNIDELSQEELFVQLSLMISDILAACLTNLPHVILMKCHTSVVERRESSVHAAAQLLGEIIQIINTLQERELPSLSPAELASIDKWRAYLKNPYP, from the coding sequence ATGATATCAGTGATTCCAATTTTCTTTGTGATATGTGCTTTGTGCTGTCTCCGTTGTTGGAAGTGGCTAAAGGGCTTGTTTCATGTCTCACGTGTTGAGTCAGTAGAAAATCCCAAGGAAGCGCAACTTGGAAAAGATAAAGATCTTAGCCAATATGTTTTGCAACTTGAAGATGACATGGAGTTTGCTGAGAGAACCTTGAAAGGCATTTTAAAATCTGTGAACCATTTGATCCGAAAGGCTGAAAAACAACAACCCAAACATCTTATCAAGCTGCTTGCAGAATCTAGAGGATTTGATGGGGTTGAAAATTTTGACAGCCATCATGTCCAGCCTTTACTTTCACAAGAATATCCTAACTGTTGGAGCTTACCATTGGTAACTCTCACAACAATCGCTATGTCTCTTCCTAACATCCAAAAGAATCTAGTTGATTGCTTGCTGATTCGTGGTGTGAGTGAAGGTCTTGTATATGTCAAACTTGTTGAAGAAAGCCTGAATGCTACTGATGACCATGTATGGATTCAAAAGGCTGCTCAAACGTTGTGGGTAGAAGTTGAAGTCTACAACAAATGGTTAGGCAACAAGTTGCAAAACCCTGATTCTCAACTGCATACAGCAGGACAGATTCTCCAGTTATTGAGGGATAAAGCTAAAAGCATGGTTATGGAGGCGGAAGGTACTAGTATTGGAGTCTCAAATGATAATACCAAACGAAGGTCTATTTCTGCCAACTCAATGTATCGTATCGCTGAAACAATGCTTCTTTCTTACCACACCAACATTGACGAACTTAGCCAAGAGGAACTATTTGTGCAGCTATCATTAATGATTTCTGATATATTGGCTGCATGTCTCACCAACTTACCCCATGTCATATTAATGAAATGCCACACAAGTGTCGTAGAAAGAAGGGAGTCGAGTGTCCATGCTGCAGCTCAGCTTCTCGGTGAGATTATACAGATAATCAACACCCTTCAAGAACGTGAACTTCCAAGTTTGAGTCCAGCCGAGTTAGCATCTATTGACAAGTGGCGTGCTTACTTAAAGAATCCCTACCCTTAA